A region from the Brassica napus cultivar Da-Ae chromosome C8, Da-Ae, whole genome shotgun sequence genome encodes:
- the LOC106415863 gene encoding zinc finger protein ZAT9 has protein sequence MLVDSTSLYFFFLLFLLLLSLLLKMESYKCKFCFKSFVNGRALGGHMRSHMPTLHKFSIQEEEERPSQLGDESKSDVSSSEEGQEQKISGSREEKHPTMDDDGSETESSRDIVNLKRKRSKRTRKLDSFASKKMKTSQLGYKNEPEAEPPQSSASDTTTEEDLALCLMMLSRDKWRKNKVSSSKEVVEEIDAEASEGDKMINRATTTTKGRYTCETCGKVFKSYQALGGHRASHKKNRVTNKTDYDIVVVAAEKRIHECPICLRVFASGQALGGHKRSHGLGNLSVNPHHQVRMESVKEKMIDLNLPAPTEEEEVSMVFQ, from the coding sequence ATGCTTGTAGATTCCACTTCTCTCTACTTttttttcctcctcttcttgcttcttttGTCTTTGTTATTGAAGATGGAAAGCTACAAGTGCAAGTTTTGCTTTAAGAGCTTCGTCAACGGAAGAGCATTAGGTGGCCACATGAGATCTCACATGCCCACTCTTCACAAGTTTAGCattcaagaagaagaggaaaggcCGAGTCAACTCGGTGATGAGAGTAAGTCGGATGTTTCTTCGtctgaagaaggacaagaacaAAAGATCAGTGGGTCGAGAGAGGAGAAGCATCCAACGATGGATGATGATGGAAGCGAGACAGAGTCGTCGAGGGATATTGTTAACTTGAAACGGAAACGTTCCAAGCGAACTCGGAAACTCGATTCGTTCGCGAGCAAGAAGATGAAAACGAGTCAACTCGGTTACAAGAACGAGCCTGAGGCTGAGCCTCCTCAAAGCTCAGCTTCTGATACAACGACGGAGGAAGATCTGGCCCTTTGCCTCATGATGCTCTCGAGAGACAAATGGAGGAAGAACAAAGTTAGTAGTAGTAAAGAAGTAGTGGAAGAGATCGACGCAGAAGCATCAGAAGGCGACAAGATGATTAATCGAGCAACAACAACTACGAAAGGGAGATACACGTGCGAGACATGTGGGAAGGTGTTTAAATCTTATCAAGCATTAGGTGGGCATAGAGcaagccacaagaagaacagaGTCACCAACAAAACAGATTACGATATTGTGGTTGTTGCTGCCGAGAAGAGAATCCATGAATGTCCGATTTGTCTTAGAGTTTTCGCGTCGGGACAAGCACTTGGTGGGCATAAGAGATCACACGGACTAGGGAACTTGTCTGTAAATCCTCATCATCAAGTGCGAATGGAGTCAGTGAAAGAGAAGATGATAGATCTTAATCTTCCTGCACCaaccgaggaagaagaagtctcTATGGTGTTTCAATGA
- the LOC106415862 gene encoding uncharacterized protein LOC106415862, which translates to MASQGMVSLTKSLSITIPKVRLKNTKTTKNLMTRSCNLRVLCSKLSQWEQTPFIQASTEEAGGIVLEKTKNVFESIVSETEDDEKVVSTQQIQVLKWPIWLLGPSVLLTSGMAPTLWLPLSSVYVGSKVVSVLSLIGLDCIFNLGATLFLLMADSCARPKDPSQPCKSQPPFSYKFWNVFALVTGFLVPTLLLLGSQTGLLGSLQPELPFLSVAVLLFPYFILLAVQTLTEILTWSWQSPVWLVTPVVYEAYRVLQLMRGLKLSAEVNAPVWVVHMIRGLVSWWVLILGMQLMRVAWFAGFASRTTTTQQPESVASE; encoded by the coding sequence ATGGCGAGCCAAGGAATGGTCTCTCTCACGAAGTCTCTAAGCATTACGATTCCAAAAGTCCGCCTCAAGAACACAAAGACGACAAAGAACCTAATGACACGGTCTTGTAATCTCCGTGTCTTATGTTCAAAGCTGTCTCAATGGGAACAAACACCTTTTATTCAAGCTTCCACAGAAGAAGCTGGTGGTATAGTATTAGAAAAAACCAAGAACGTGTTCGAGTCTATCGTATCCGAGACTGAAGATGATGAGAAAGTTGTTTCAACGCAGCAAATTCAGGTTCTTAAATGGCCAATATGGCTTTTAGGCCCATCTGTTCTACTCACAAGTGGTATGGCACCTACTCTATGGCTTCCATTATCATCGGTTTACGTCGGTTCAAAAGTGGTTAGCGTCCTTTCATTAATCGGTTTAGACTGCATTTTCAACCTCGGAGCAACCCTTTTCTTGTTAATGGCTGATTCTTGCGCACGTCCTAAAGATCCATCGCAACCCTGCAAGAGCCAACCACCGTTTAGTTATAAGTTTTGGAATGTTTTTGCACTCGTAACCGGGTTTCTCGTACCGACGCTACTTCTCTTGGGATCCCAAACCGGTTTACTCGGTTCTCTCCAACCCGAGCTTCCTTTCTTGTCTGTGGCTGTTCTCCTCTTCCCTTACTTCATCCTTCTCGCGGTTCAGACACTAACAGAGATCCTCACGTGGAGCTGGCAATCACCGGTTTGGCTAGTGACACCGGTTGTCTACGAGGCTTACAGAGTTCTGCAACTTATGAGAGGGTTGAAACTAAGCGCAGAGGTTAACGCACCGGTTTGGGTGGTTCACATGATTCGTGGGCTTGTTTCTTGGTGGGTGTTGATCTTAGGGATGCAACTCATGAGAGTTGCTTGGTTTGCTGGTTTTGCATCtagaacaacaacaactcaGCAACCAGAATCTGTTGCTTCAGAGTAA